One Rossellomorea aquimaris DNA window includes the following coding sequences:
- the tig gene encoding trigger factor, translating into MSAKWEKQEGNQGVLTIEVEAAKVNEGLDAAFKKVVKQVNVPGFRKGKMPRGMFEKRFGVESLYQDALDFILPEAYAKAIEETGIDPIDRPEIDVEQMEKGKELIFTAKVQVKPEVKLGEYKGLEVEKMETEVTAEDVEAELTSLQEKQAELAVKEEGKAEEGDTVTMDFEGFVDGEAFEGGQAENYSLELGSGQFIPGFEEQLIGVASGEEKEVEVNFPEEYHAAELAGKPATFKVKVHEIKAKELPALDDEFAKDADEEVETLAELKEKIEKRLQESKKNEAETAVRETLVNKASDNAEVEIPEVMVKAEVDRMMQEFEQRLQMQGMNLDLYFQFSGQSEEDLRSQMTEDAGKRVRTNLTLEAIAAAENLEVTDEEAEEEVNKMAEQYNMSADNIKQALGGLDTLKADLKVRKAVEFLVENSKTVA; encoded by the coding sequence ATGTCTGCAAAATGGGAAAAGCAAGAAGGAAACCAAGGAGTACTTACAATTGAAGTTGAAGCTGCAAAAGTAAACGAAGGTTTGGATGCAGCATTCAAAAAAGTTGTAAAACAAGTTAACGTACCAGGATTCCGTAAAGGGAAAATGCCTCGTGGAATGTTCGAAAAACGTTTTGGTGTTGAATCACTTTACCAAGACGCTTTAGATTTCATCTTACCTGAAGCGTATGCGAAAGCAATCGAAGAAACTGGAATCGATCCAATCGACCGTCCGGAAATCGATGTTGAGCAAATGGAAAAAGGCAAAGAGCTTATCTTCACTGCTAAAGTACAAGTGAAACCAGAAGTGAAGCTTGGAGAATACAAAGGTCTTGAAGTAGAGAAAATGGAAACAGAAGTAACAGCTGAAGATGTAGAAGCTGAACTTACTTCACTTCAAGAAAAACAAGCTGAGCTAGCTGTAAAAGAAGAAGGAAAAGCTGAAGAAGGCGACACTGTAACAATGGATTTCGAAGGATTCGTTGACGGTGAAGCATTCGAAGGCGGCCAAGCTGAGAACTACTCTCTTGAATTAGGTTCAGGTCAATTCATCCCAGGTTTCGAAGAGCAATTAATCGGTGTTGCATCTGGTGAAGAGAAAGAAGTAGAAGTTAACTTCCCTGAAGAATACCATGCAGCTGAACTTGCTGGTAAACCTGCTACATTCAAAGTGAAAGTTCACGAAATCAAAGCGAAAGAACTTCCAGCATTAGATGACGAGTTCGCTAAAGACGCTGACGAAGAAGTTGAAACGCTTGCTGAACTTAAAGAAAAGATCGAAAAACGTCTTCAAGAGTCTAAAAAGAACGAAGCTGAAACAGCCGTTCGTGAAACACTTGTAAATAAAGCTTCTGACAATGCTGAAGTTGAAATTCCAGAAGTAATGGTGAAGGCTGAAGTAGACCGCATGATGCAGGAATTCGAACAACGTCTACAAATGCAAGGTATGAACCTTGACCTATACTTCCAATTCTCTGGTCAATCAGAAGAAGATCTTCGCAGTCAAATGACAGAAGATGCTGGTAAACGCGTTCGCACAAATCTAACACTTGAAGCAATCGCTGCAGCTGAAAATCTTGAAGTAACTGACGAAGAAGCAGAAGAAGAAGTTAACAAAATGGCTGAACAATACAACATGTCTGCTGACAACATCAAACAAGCTCTAGGCGGCCTTGACACTCTTAAAGCTGACCTTAAAGTACGTAAAGCAGTAGAATTCCTTGTTGAAAACAGCAAAACTGTAGCATAA
- a CDS encoding tetratricopeptide repeat protein, whose protein sequence is MTKGNHEGKGKIVQFPGLKDRLLEKGVQALEKGEVHESSQLLTQAYELEPDNPDINTALVLSLYESKQYDKARYICKEMLLEGIGDYFEVVDMYLMILIQLHQHREVVDTINALFDEKEVPFEKEEHFKKLLQFSEKVVNGKASIPEEEASEEDQSSILSGKSLEEQTLIVAQLVQRNIQPFIGELQAVLKDSGAHPFLQTMILNVLREHGMDKEVEVAKFGVEEQVSPAALADVFESDFFKMVTDSLDDLLAQTNPTLFQHAQELLKRHTFLLYPFTLEEEPKAIASVYAYYTAGMFADAILEEELKDQVENTQSQWILTRLKELEEISSPNI, encoded by the coding sequence ATGACTAAGGGAAACCATGAAGGAAAAGGAAAAATTGTCCAGTTTCCAGGATTGAAGGATCGTTTGCTGGAAAAGGGTGTTCAGGCACTTGAGAAAGGAGAGGTTCATGAATCCTCTCAGTTGCTCACGCAAGCTTATGAATTAGAACCTGATAATCCCGATATTAATACTGCACTCGTACTATCTCTTTATGAAAGCAAGCAGTACGATAAAGCCAGATACATATGTAAAGAGATGCTCCTTGAAGGGATCGGGGACTACTTTGAAGTCGTTGATATGTATTTGATGATTCTCATCCAGCTTCATCAGCACAGGGAAGTGGTCGACACGATCAATGCCCTGTTTGATGAAAAAGAAGTGCCCTTTGAAAAGGAGGAACATTTCAAGAAGCTTCTCCAATTCAGTGAAAAAGTAGTGAACGGAAAAGCGTCAATTCCTGAAGAAGAAGCATCAGAAGAGGATCAATCGTCGATCTTATCCGGGAAGAGCTTGGAGGAACAGACGTTGATTGTGGCACAGCTGGTTCAACGTAACATTCAACCGTTCATCGGGGAGTTGCAAGCGGTTTTAAAGGATTCAGGCGCCCATCCATTTCTGCAAACGATGATTTTAAATGTTTTAAGGGAACATGGAATGGATAAAGAAGTAGAGGTAGCGAAGTTCGGGGTGGAGGAGCAGGTGTCTCCTGCTGCTTTGGCAGATGTGTTCGAGTCTGATTTCTTTAAGATGGTCACAGACTCATTGGACGATCTTCTGGCCCAAACGAACCCTACGCTATTTCAGCACGCTCAAGAATTACTGAAAAGGCATACCTTCCTTCTCTATCCTTTTACACTAGAGGAGGAACCGAAAGCAATCGCTTCGGTGTATGCATACTACACGGCAGGGATGTTTGCCGATGCAATCCTTGAAGAAGAGTTAAAAGACCAGGTTGAAAACACACAATCTCAGTGGATTCTAACAAGACTTAAGGAACTAGAGGAAATTTCCTCTCCTAATATTTAA
- a CDS encoding metallophosphoesterase — MKLLVVSDSHGSKEELLELSEKYHSTVDAMVHCGDSELSADDPALSPYLVVGGNCDMDARLPDDLIEKVEGSSIMVTHGHLYGIKMSLMKLRYKAEEVGAQFVFFGHSHTLGAELINGTLFLNPGSILLPRGRKERTYALVDSNDQDIKVTYLTHDHVVLDELTQSFQL; from the coding sequence ATGAAACTATTGGTTGTAAGTGATAGTCACGGTTCAAAAGAAGAGCTATTAGAGCTATCGGAGAAATATCATTCTACCGTAGATGCCATGGTACACTGCGGAGATTCTGAATTAAGTGCAGATGATCCCGCATTATCCCCCTACCTTGTTGTGGGGGGAAACTGTGATATGGATGCCAGGCTACCCGACGACCTTATTGAAAAGGTAGAGGGCAGTTCAATCATGGTGACGCACGGTCATCTGTATGGAATTAAAATGTCACTGATGAAGCTGCGTTATAAAGCTGAAGAAGTTGGAGCGCAATTTGTTTTCTTTGGCCATTCACACACACTTGGTGCAGAATTGATAAATGGCACATTGTTCTTGAATCCGGGAAGCATTCTTTTGCCAAGAGGCAGGAAAGAACGAACCTACGCATTAGTAGATTCAAATGACCAGGACATAAAGGTGACATACTTAACTCATGATCATGTAGTTCTGGACGAATTGACTCAATCCTTTCAATTGTAA
- a CDS encoding XTP/dITP diphosphatase: MTKRVIIATKNRGKAKEFQHMFAPYGYEVQTLLDLPHIEDVEETGETFEENAILKAETVARELGVLVIADDSGLAIDALEGRPGVYSARYVGEEKSDEANMDKVLSELASVEESDRTARFHCVLAIAGPNRETSTVTGTCEGMILQEKRGTNGFGYDPIFYVPALGKSLAELTQEEKSQISHRGNALKKLKNIISDFI, encoded by the coding sequence ATGACAAAACGAGTGATCATAGCCACGAAAAACAGGGGAAAAGCAAAAGAGTTTCAACATATGTTTGCTCCATACGGGTATGAGGTACAAACATTACTAGACCTTCCTCACATTGAGGATGTTGAAGAAACCGGTGAAACATTTGAGGAAAATGCCATATTGAAGGCCGAGACGGTTGCTCGGGAATTAGGGGTATTGGTGATAGCAGATGATTCAGGTTTGGCCATCGATGCCCTGGAAGGTCGCCCGGGAGTGTATTCTGCACGCTATGTCGGTGAAGAAAAGAGTGACGAGGCGAATATGGATAAGGTATTAAGTGAACTTGCATCTGTTGAAGAATCCGACCGGACCGCACGTTTTCACTGTGTTTTAGCGATTGCCGGGCCAAATAGGGAAACAAGCACCGTTACAGGAACATGCGAAGGTATGATTCTGCAAGAAAAGAGAGGGACAAATGGGTTTGGCTACGATCCGATCTTCTACGTTCCTGCTCTTGGAAAATCCTTGGCTGAACTAACTCAAGAAGAGAAGAGTCAAATCAGCCATCGTGGAAATGCATTAAAAAAACTTAAAAACATAATCTCAGACTTTATTTAA
- the rph gene encoding ribonuclease PH, whose protein sequence is MRTDGREKNQLRNIEIETDYVKHPEGSVLITVGETKVICNASIEERVPPFMRNSGKGWITAEYSMLPRATETRNIRESSKGKVSGRTMEIQRLIGRALRSVVDLDALGERTIWIDCDVIQADGGTRTASITGAFVATAMAVAKLQDSKKISSFPLKSFLAATSVGIVEEHGAVLDLNYIEDSSALVDMNIIMTGEGEFVELQGTGEEATFTMDQLKQLLKLGQEGIHELFQIQQQSLGEIVKRFQ, encoded by the coding sequence ATGAGAACAGATGGTAGAGAAAAGAATCAATTGCGGAATATTGAGATCGAGACAGATTATGTGAAGCATCCTGAAGGCTCCGTCCTAATAACGGTTGGAGAAACGAAGGTCATTTGTAATGCCAGCATCGAAGAACGAGTGCCTCCTTTTATGAGAAACAGTGGTAAAGGGTGGATCACGGCTGAATATTCCATGCTGCCAAGAGCAACGGAAACAAGAAACATTCGTGAATCTTCTAAAGGGAAGGTTTCAGGAAGAACAATGGAAATTCAACGTCTTATTGGAAGAGCGTTAAGATCTGTTGTCGATTTGGACGCGTTAGGAGAACGTACAATCTGGATCGATTGTGATGTCATTCAAGCAGACGGCGGGACAAGAACGGCTTCGATCACGGGAGCTTTCGTTGCCACGGCAATGGCAGTGGCTAAGCTTCAAGACAGCAAAAAAATATCTTCTTTTCCACTGAAAAGTTTCTTGGCAGCCACAAGTGTGGGGATTGTTGAAGAGCACGGGGCGGTTCTTGATTTGAATTATATTGAAGATAGCAGCGCTTTGGTGGATATGAACATCATCATGACGGGTGAAGGCGAATTTGTAGAGCTGCAGGGAACAGGGGAAGAAGCAACCTTTACGATGGACCAATTGAAGCAACTGTTAAAACTTGGACAAGAAGGAATCCACGAGCTATTCCAAATTCAACAGCAATCATTAGGGGAAATAGTAAAAAGATTTCAATAA
- a CDS encoding GerMN domain-containing protein translates to MAKKAKVSIAVTVLASSVYLSGCGLLSFGDNKEKIDPPQDLSYLKEGEKVDTAKGEDAEKEVSKEEANAETVMTELYLIDKNGYVVSQSLPLPGEESVAKQALEYLVVNGPVQNVLPNGFRAVLPADTQVTVDIKDGTAIADFSPEFNNYQPEDEQKILQSVTWTLTQFDSVEKVELRVNGYPLTEMPVNGTPIDEKGLTRKVGINVDTSGVVDPTSTKPLTVYYVSQTDDKTYYVPVTKRVSSNSVDEVTAVVKELIDGPGYSSALASDFTGAKLLDDPKLEDGTVTLNFNEAVYGSLEEKMVSEHMLNSLVLSLTEQKGIKGVSVLVNGEATVVSKDGETITEPVTRPENVNSISF, encoded by the coding sequence ATGGCAAAAAAAGCAAAGGTGTCAATTGCTGTAACGGTTTTAGCTTCTTCTGTATATCTTTCAGGTTGTGGATTACTTAGTTTCGGTGATAATAAAGAGAAAATCGATCCTCCTCAAGACCTATCCTACTTAAAAGAAGGGGAGAAAGTGGATACGGCTAAAGGAGAAGACGCAGAAAAAGAAGTGAGCAAGGAAGAAGCAAATGCTGAAACGGTCATGACAGAGCTTTATCTTATCGATAAAAATGGGTATGTTGTCTCACAGTCACTGCCGCTTCCTGGCGAAGAAAGTGTGGCTAAACAAGCTCTTGAGTACCTGGTCGTAAATGGACCGGTTCAAAATGTGCTGCCGAATGGTTTTAGAGCCGTGCTTCCGGCGGATACGCAAGTGACGGTCGATATTAAAGACGGAACGGCCATTGCCGATTTCTCTCCGGAGTTCAATAACTACCAGCCTGAAGATGAGCAGAAAATTCTACAATCCGTCACGTGGACGCTTACTCAATTTGATTCAGTTGAAAAAGTAGAGCTTCGTGTGAACGGATATCCACTGACTGAAATGCCTGTTAACGGAACACCGATTGATGAAAAAGGATTAACGAGAAAAGTCGGTATTAACGTGGATACTTCCGGTGTGGTGGATCCTACGAGCACGAAACCATTAACGGTGTATTATGTGTCTCAAACGGATGATAAAACGTATTACGTTCCTGTTACCAAACGCGTCAGCTCAAATTCAGTGGATGAAGTCACTGCAGTTGTGAAAGAGTTGATTGATGGGCCGGGATATTCCTCTGCACTTGCAAGTGATTTTACAGGTGCCAAACTATTAGACGATCCGAAGCTTGAAGACGGAACTGTTACATTGAACTTTAACGAAGCGGTCTATGGAAGCCTTGAAGAAAAAATGGTGTCTGAACATATGTTAAATTCTCTCGTTCTTTCTTTGACAGAACAAAAAGGAATTAAAGGAGTCTCTGTTTTAGTGAATGGTGAAGCAACGGTAGTGTCTAAAGACGGCGAAACCATCACCGAACCAGTGACAAGACCAGAAAATGTGAATTCAATTAGTTTTTAA
- the racE gene encoding glutamate racemase produces the protein MIQPIGIIDSGVGGLTVAREVMRQLPKETIYYLGDTARCPYGPRTAQEVKTFTWEMTQYLMQYDMKMLIIACNTATAVVLDEIQTHLDIPVIGVIHPGARAAIKHTHNKRIGVLGTVGTINSGAYVEALHSLHGSLDVTSLACPKFVPLVESGEYNSSMADEIVEETLRPIKDTDIDTLILGCTHYPLLQPKIKAYMGPEISVISSGDETAREVSTILDYYNLLYRGVQKPEHRFFNTGSSAIFSRIASDWLTVGEVKAETIRLQD, from the coding sequence GTGATTCAACCAATTGGCATCATTGATTCTGGGGTTGGGGGGCTTACCGTTGCCAGGGAAGTGATGCGTCAGTTACCGAAAGAGACCATTTACTATCTTGGAGACACAGCCCGTTGTCCCTACGGACCCAGAACAGCTCAAGAAGTGAAAACATTCACATGGGAAATGACCCAATATCTAATGCAATATGATATGAAGATGCTGATCATCGCATGTAATACCGCCACTGCGGTTGTGCTGGATGAAATCCAAACCCATTTGGACATCCCGGTTATAGGCGTCATTCACCCTGGGGCCAGAGCGGCGATCAAGCATACTCATAATAAGAGAATCGGTGTTCTTGGAACAGTGGGCACGATTAATAGCGGGGCCTATGTAGAGGCGCTCCACTCCCTGCACGGTAGCTTGGATGTCACGTCACTCGCCTGCCCGAAATTTGTCCCTTTAGTAGAGAGTGGAGAATACAATAGCTCCATGGCGGATGAAATAGTAGAAGAGACTCTCCGCCCTATTAAAGATACGGATATTGATACACTGATTCTGGGGTGCACACACTACCCGCTGTTACAGCCTAAGATCAAAGCCTACATGGGCCCTGAGATCAGTGTGATAAGCTCTGGAGATGAGACGGCACGGGAAGTAAGTACGATTCTTGATTATTATAATCTCCTGTACAGGGGAGTACAAAAGCCTGAACACCGCTTTTTCAACACCGGGTCCTCGGCCATCTTTTCACGCATTGCCTCCGATTGGCTGACAGTTGGAGAAGTGAAAGCAGAAACCATTCGATTACAGGATTAG
- a CDS encoding MarR family transcriptional regulator: MTNSKEIIGELQVVADIEKDLRYISSIIKQKGREILSQYTITPPQFIALQWLFEYGDMTIGDLSNKMYLACSTTTDLVDRMEKNQLVERVKDENDRRVVRIHMLKEGERIIEEVINKRQNYLQSVLTDFSEQEVLLLKDNLAKLHQEMKPE, encoded by the coding sequence ATGACGAATTCTAAAGAAATCATTGGAGAATTACAAGTTGTTGCAGATATAGAAAAAGACTTGCGCTACATATCATCGATCATTAAGCAAAAAGGAAGGGAAATATTAAGTCAGTACACCATCACTCCGCCGCAATTCATCGCACTGCAGTGGTTATTTGAATACGGTGATATGACCATTGGTGATCTTTCGAATAAAATGTACCTTGCCTGCAGTACCACAACCGATCTCGTGGATAGAATGGAGAAAAATCAGTTGGTGGAACGCGTGAAGGATGAAAATGATCGCAGGGTCGTCAGGATCCATATGCTAAAAGAGGGCGAAAGAATTATTGAAGAAGTCATCAATAAAAGGCAAAATTATTTACAGAGTGTCCTGACGGATTTCTCCGAACAAGAAGTGTTACTATTAAAAGATAATTTAGCAAAGCTTCATCAAGAAATGAAACCAGAATGA
- a CDS encoding response regulator transcription factor, whose amino-acid sequence MKDNDFTHKPLLTKREKEVFELLVQDKTTKEIASDLFISEKTVRNHISNAMQKLGVKGRSQAVVELLRMGELKL is encoded by the coding sequence TTGAAGGACAATGATTTTACACACAAACCGTTGCTCACCAAAAGAGAAAAAGAAGTATTCGAACTGTTAGTTCAAGACAAAACAACTAAAGAAATTGCTAGTGATCTATTTATTAGCGAGAAAACAGTTCGGAATCATATTTCCAACGCCATGCAAAAGCTTGGAGTGAAGGGGCGATCTCAAGCTGTTGTAGAGCTTCTTCGCATGGGGGAACTCAAGCTTTAA
- a CDS encoding thioesterase family protein, which produces MKHFTYIEDIETWQKEFSFSIHIKVRFSETDMFGHMNNTIPFTYFEEARIEFFKHKGFMQNWVKPEHDTIPVVADLQCDFVKQVFFDEQLKVCVKANSVGKSSVDLHYMGLNEKEEVCFTGRGTMVQISKQTGKGVPWTEEMKAKLDCKMAVS; this is translated from the coding sequence TTGAAACATTTTACATACATTGAAGATATAGAAACATGGCAAAAAGAATTTTCGTTTTCAATCCATATAAAGGTTCGGTTTTCAGAGACTGATATGTTTGGACATATGAACAATACAATTCCATTCACTTATTTCGAAGAAGCTAGAATCGAATTTTTTAAACACAAAGGGTTTATGCAAAACTGGGTAAAACCTGAACATGATACGATTCCTGTCGTTGCAGATTTACAATGTGATTTTGTCAAACAAGTATTCTTCGACGAACAGCTGAAGGTTTGTGTAAAGGCGAATAGTGTGGGGAAATCTTCAGTGGATTTACACTATATGGGTCTGAATGAAAAAGAAGAGGTTTGCTTTACAGGTAGAGGAACCATGGTCCAAATATCAAAACAGACTGGAAAAGGTGTCCCATGGACGGAAGAAATGAAGGCGAAGCTTGACTGCAAAATGGCGGTTTCTTAG
- the sdhB gene encoding succinate dehydrogenase iron-sulfur subunit, with translation MSENKRVRFIITRQDGPETAPFQEEFELDYRPNMNVISALMEIRRNPVNAKGEQTTPINWDMNCLEEVCGACSMVINGKPRQSCTALVDQLEQPIRLEPMRTFPVVRDLQVDRSRMFDSLKKVKAWIPIDGTYDLGPGPRMPEKKRQWAYELSKCMTCGVCLEACPNVNSKSDFIGPAPLSQVRLFNAHPTGAMNQDERLESIMGDGGLANCGNSQNCVQSCPKGIPLTTSIAALNRETTFQMFKNFFGSDHMVD, from the coding sequence ATGAGTGAAAACAAAAGAGTCCGTTTTATCATTACTCGTCAAGATGGCCCGGAAACAGCCCCTTTCCAAGAAGAGTTCGAGCTTGATTACCGTCCGAATATGAACGTTATTTCTGCACTAATGGAAATCCGTCGTAATCCGGTCAATGCAAAAGGGGAACAAACTACTCCGATTAACTGGGATATGAACTGTTTGGAAGAAGTATGTGGAGCTTGTTCAATGGTGATCAATGGGAAACCAAGACAGTCTTGTACCGCTTTAGTTGATCAATTGGAACAACCGATCCGCTTGGAGCCTATGCGTACATTCCCTGTTGTTCGTGACCTGCAGGTAGACCGCAGTCGCATGTTCGACAGCTTAAAGAAAGTAAAAGCATGGATTCCGATTGATGGAACATACGATCTTGGTCCCGGACCGCGTATGCCGGAGAAAAAACGTCAATGGGCGTATGAATTATCTAAATGTATGACATGTGGTGTTTGTTTGGAAGCATGTCCTAACGTAAACAGTAAATCGGACTTCATCGGTCCTGCTCCATTATCACAGGTCCGTTTGTTCAATGCCCATCCAACGGGTGCCATGAACCAGGATGAGCGTCTTGAATCGATCATGGGCGATGGTGGCCTTGCAAACTGCGGGAACTCTCAAAACTGTGTTCAATCATGTCCAAAGGGGATTCCTCTAACGACTTCGATTGCAGCACTGAACAGAGAGACCACTTTCCAAATGTTTAAAAACTTCTTCGGAAGCGACCACATGGTTGATTGA
- the sdhA gene encoding succinate dehydrogenase flavoprotein subunit: MSKGKIIVVGGGLAGLMATIKAAEKGTQVDLFSLVPVKRSHSVCAQGGINGAVNTKGEGDSPWEHFDDTVYGGDFLANQPPVKAMTEAAPGIIHLLDRMGVMFNRTPEGLLDFRRFGGTQHHRTAFAGATTGQQLLYALDEQVRRHEVAGLVNKFEGWEFLGVVVDDEGVARGIVAQNLQTMEIKSFAADAVIMATGGPGIIFGKSTNSVINTGSAASIVYQQGAYYANGEFIQIHPTAIPGDDKLRLMSESARGEGGRVWTYKDGKPWYFLEEKYPAYGNLVPRDIATREIFDVCVNQKLGINGENMVYLDLSHKDSKELDIKLGGIIEIYEKFMGDDPRKVPMKIFPAVHYSMGGLWVDYDQMTNIPGLFAAGECDYSQHGGNRLGANSLLSAIYGGMVAGPNAIKYIAGLEKTVESVPSSLFDRYVKQEEEKWNNIMSMNGTENAYVIHKELGEWMTDNVTVVRHNDKLKQTDEKIQELMERYQNININDTAKWSNQGATFTRQLWNMLQLARVITIGALNRNESRGAHYKPDFPERNDEEFLKTTMAKYNAATNSPEFHYEEVDTSLIAPRKRDYSKKKGGNK, translated from the coding sequence ATGAGTAAAGGCAAAATCATCGTTGTCGGTGGCGGTTTAGCCGGCCTGATGGCCACAATTAAAGCAGCAGAAAAAGGAACGCAAGTAGATTTATTCTCACTGGTACCCGTTAAGCGTTCTCACTCTGTATGTGCACAAGGTGGTATTAACGGAGCCGTTAATACCAAGGGAGAAGGAGACTCTCCTTGGGAACATTTTGATGATACAGTATATGGTGGGGATTTCTTAGCAAACCAACCGCCTGTTAAAGCAATGACTGAAGCTGCACCGGGGATTATTCATTTACTCGATCGTATGGGAGTCATGTTTAATCGTACACCGGAAGGATTACTGGATTTCCGCCGTTTCGGTGGAACGCAGCATCATAGAACGGCTTTCGCTGGTGCTACGACTGGTCAACAATTATTGTATGCGTTGGACGAGCAGGTTCGTCGTCATGAAGTAGCAGGGCTTGTGAATAAGTTCGAAGGCTGGGAATTCCTTGGCGTCGTGGTGGATGACGAAGGAGTGGCAAGAGGAATCGTTGCTCAAAACCTTCAAACGATGGAAATTAAATCGTTCGCAGCGGATGCAGTGATCATGGCAACTGGAGGACCCGGGATTATCTTCGGTAAATCCACAAACTCTGTTATCAATACAGGTTCAGCTGCGTCGATCGTATACCAACAAGGTGCTTACTATGCAAATGGTGAGTTCATTCAAATTCACCCGACAGCCATTCCAGGGGATGATAAGCTTCGCCTCATGAGTGAATCGGCCCGTGGTGAAGGTGGACGAGTCTGGACATATAAAGATGGTAAGCCATGGTACTTCCTTGAAGAGAAGTATCCCGCTTACGGAAACCTTGTACCCCGTGATATCGCTACACGTGAAATCTTTGATGTGTGCGTAAACCAAAAGCTTGGTATTAACGGTGAAAACATGGTTTACCTGGATCTATCTCATAAAGATTCAAAAGAGCTTGATATTAAGCTTGGCGGAATCATTGAAATCTATGAGAAGTTCATGGGTGATGACCCACGTAAAGTACCAATGAAAATCTTCCCTGCTGTTCACTATTCAATGGGTGGACTATGGGTGGATTATGATCAAATGACCAATATCCCTGGTTTATTCGCTGCTGGTGAGTGTGATTATTCTCAGCACGGAGGTAACCGTTTAGGAGCGAACTCTTTACTATCCGCTATATATGGTGGTATGGTTGCAGGTCCTAATGCTATTAAATATATTGCAGGGCTTGAGAAAACAGTTGAATCCGTTCCTTCTTCTCTATTCGATCGTTATGTTAAACAGGAAGAAGAAAAATGGAACAACATCATGTCCATGAATGGGACTGAGAATGCTTATGTCATTCATAAAGAACTTGGTGAGTGGATGACGGATAACGTGACCGTTGTACGTCATAACGATAAGCTGAAACAGACAGATGAAAAGATCCAGGAGTTAATGGAACGTTACCAAAACATCAATATCAATGACACGGCTAAATGGAGCAACCAAGGGGCAACATTCACCCGTCAATTGTGGAACATGCTGCAACTGGCCCGTGTCATTACAATCGGTGCTTTAAATCGTAACGAGAGCCGTGGAGCTCACTATAAACCTGACTTCCCTGAACGTAATGATGAAGAATTCCTGAAAACAACGATGGCTAAATACAATGCTGCAACGAATTCTCCTGAATTCCATTACGAAGAAGTAGATACTTCACTGATTGCACCACGTAAGCGTGACTATTCTAAGAAAAAAGGGGGAAATAAATGA